In one Anticarsia gemmatalis isolate Benzon Research Colony breed Stoneville strain chromosome 9, ilAntGemm2 primary, whole genome shotgun sequence genomic region, the following are encoded:
- the LOC142975672 gene encoding uncharacterized protein LOC142975672, whose amino-acid sequence MRTSLIVLGLLAIVAISSAREIREKRDADLEPAASHHGGHWDKGGGHEHHGHHHHDHGGEHHKGHKGHHEHHHGHKGHHHHEGHKGHHGEHGGHKKHHHHDDGYHHHHHHGEKGDHGHGHDEHGHWHKGHDTKGHHGVEKHDEFKKDKHFHDHHGEKGHHEHYGGHHHEGGHKKGGHFHHGHKHGGHHEHHHGKGHHHEEGGHHHHHKGHHGEGGHHEHHHGHHDHGKKGGHEHHKSWHHKG is encoded by the coding sequence ATGAGAACCAGTCTAATCGTTCTAGGCCTTCTGGCTATCGTAGCGATCTCCTCAGCCAGGGAGATCCGGGAAAAACGGGACGCTGATCTCGAGCCCGCTGCATCCCACCATGGAGGACACTGGGACAAGGGTGGCGGCCATGAGCACCATGGACACCACCACCATGACCACGGCGGCGAACACCACAAGGGCCACAAAGGACATCACGAACACCACCATGGTCACAAGGGACACCACCACCATGAGGGACACAAAGGACACCACGGCGAGCACGGCGGACACAAGAAGCATCATCACCACGATGACGGCTaccatcatcatcaccatcacgGTGAGAAGGGCGACCACGGTCACGGCCATGACGAGCATGGACACTGGCACAAGGGACACGACACAAAGGGACACCATGGCGTTGAGAAACACGACGAATTCAAGAAGGACAAGCACTTCCATGACCATCATGGCGAGAAAGGCCATCATGAACATTACGGCGGTCATCATCACGAGGGCGGTCACAAGAAGGGCGGTCACTTCCACCACGGACACAAGCACGGCGGACACCATGAACATCACCACGGAAAGGGACACCACCACGAAGAAGGAggccaccaccaccaccacaaGGGACACCACGGTGAAGGCGGCCACCACGAGCATCATCATGGTCATCACGATCATGGCAAGAAGGGTGGTCACGAGCACCACAAGTCTTGGCACCACAAGGGCTAA